The following coding sequences lie in one Pseudoxanthomonas sp. SE1 genomic window:
- a CDS encoding M15 family metallopeptidase, with protein sequence MVLLLLSTLPLLGACASAPGVQVSPAQEAAQADLVDAATVVPGLQQEIRYAGKDNFVGVPVVGYEAPKCLLLAPVAQALARVQQDVQREGLSLKVFDCYRPVRAVKHFVAWARDPADQRTKAAYYPNLDKARLLDGYIAESSGHSRGATLDLTLVRCGGGACTELDMGTPFDFFDPRANTAHPSISDEQRRNRAHLVQAMARHGFQNYAMEWWHFTFRPEPTPKIAYDVPIR encoded by the coding sequence ATGGTGCTGCTCCTGTTGAGTACGCTTCCGTTGCTCGGCGCCTGCGCGTCCGCGCCGGGCGTACAGGTGTCTCCGGCACAGGAAGCGGCGCAGGCGGACCTGGTCGATGCGGCGACGGTCGTGCCCGGTCTGCAGCAGGAAATCCGCTATGCGGGCAAGGACAATTTCGTGGGGGTGCCGGTCGTCGGCTATGAGGCGCCCAAGTGCCTGCTGCTGGCACCGGTCGCGCAAGCGCTCGCCCGCGTGCAGCAGGACGTGCAGCGCGAAGGCCTGTCGCTGAAGGTGTTCGACTGCTATCGCCCGGTACGCGCGGTGAAGCACTTCGTCGCCTGGGCACGCGACCCCGCCGACCAGCGGACCAAGGCGGCGTACTACCCGAACCTGGACAAGGCGCGCCTGCTCGATGGCTACATCGCCGAATCCTCCGGCCACAGCCGGGGCGCGACGCTGGACCTGACGCTGGTGCGTTGCGGTGGCGGCGCGTGCACGGAACTGGACATGGGTACGCCGTTCGACTTCTTCGATCCGCGCGCCAATACCGCGCATCCCTCGATAAGCGACGAGCAGCGCCGCAACCGCGCGCACCTGGTGCAGGCCATGGCGCGGCACGGCTTCCAGAACTATGCGATGGAATGGTGGCACTTCACCTTCCGCCCCGAACCCACCCCCAAGATCGCCTACGACGTCCCGATCCGATGA